The proteins below come from a single Candidatus Thermoplasmatota archaeon genomic window:
- a CDS encoding NADH-quinone oxidoreductase subunit C yields the protein MNVDEMVDAFKEKGLDARVQTKMTGVKKRIERKSLWIEIERDRLKEIVEYIIEIADEFPHFSVISPSDIGESVELNYHFSINYGKFMEEIPITLKVTVPKNDLWVPTLTDIIPGTAFSEREIIEMMGVDVKGLEDKRHLFLTEDFPEGVYPWRRDETAPKKTNKLYEGWKE from the coding sequence ATGAATGTTGATGAAATGGTTGATGCATTTAAGGAAAAAGGACTTGATGCCAGAGTGCAGACAAAAATGACGGGCGTAAAGAAAAGAATTGAAAGGAAAAGTTTGTGGATAGAGATTGAGAGAGACAGGCTTAAAGAGATAGTTGAATATATTATCGAGATTGCAGATGAATTTCCACACTTTTCTGTTATATCGCCTTCAGATATTGGAGAATCGGTAGAGTTGAACTACCATTTTTCTATAAATTACGGAAAATTCATGGAGGAAATACCCATAACGTTAAAAGTCACAGTCCCAAAAAATGACTTATGGGTTCCTACTTTGACCGATATCATCCCCGGAACTGCATTTTCAGAGAGAGAGATAATAGAAATGATGGGGGTTGATGTGAAGGGGCTGGAAGATAAAAGGCATCTTTTCCTTACAGAGGACTTTCCGGAAGGAGTTTACCCCTGGCGGAGGGATGAGACAGCCCCCAAAAAAACAAATAAACTTTACGAGGGGTGGAAGGAATGA
- a CDS encoding NADH-quinone oxidoreductase subunit B family protein, with product MISKSFKQALWVFHINSGSCNGCDIEIVAALTPRYDVERFGIKLVGSPRHADVIAFTGPITDDMKDKVKRVYEQTPDPKVILVVGSCGITGGVFHESYHLAGPINKVLPDATCIYVPGCPPRPEAIIHGVVKAWEFLEGAGKVSK from the coding sequence GTGATATCAAAGTCTTTCAAGCAGGCTCTCTGGGTTTTTCACATAAACAGCGGCAGTTGCAACGGCTGTGATATAGAAATAGTTGCGGCTTTGACACCGCGATATGACGTTGAACGCTTTGGCATAAAGCTTGTGGGTTCGCCACGGCATGCCGATGTTATAGCATTTACGGGGCCGATTACCGATGACATGAAAGACAAAGTTAAAAGGGTTTATGAGCAGACACCCGATCCAAAAGTTATTCTGGTTGTCGGCAGCTGCGGCATTACTGGTGGCGTGTTCCACGAATCATATCACCTCGCCGGGCCGATAAATAAAGTACTGCCAGATGCTACCTGCATTTATGTTCCGGGATGCCCTCCCAGGCCCGAGGCCATTATTCATGGTGTTGTTAAAGCATGGGAATTTCTTGAGGGGGCAGGGAAGGTGAGCAAATGA
- a CDS encoding hydrogenase yields MVLETTGGYWSPILWLVAFTVAFLIAYIIWGMGEKKYKKGEQVKPFLSGLKEPPKEQVHVKAGNIYWGFTETLKGYYDFMKKIHTGIVNDYVLWFIGMAAIFFVVIIIPEVIK; encoded by the coding sequence ATGGTTCTGGAAACAACAGGCGGATATTGGTCGCCGATATTATGGCTGGTGGCATTCACTGTCGCTTTTCTTATAGCCTATATAATATGGGGCATGGGAGAAAAAAAATATAAGAAGGGCGAGCAGGTAAAGCCTTTTCTATCGGGCTTGAAAGAGCCGCCGAAAGAGCAAGTGCATGTAAAGGCTGGAAACATTTACTGGGGTTTCACGGAAACATTAAAGGGATATTACGATTTTATGAAAAAAATACATACGGGCATAGTTAATGATTACGTTTTGTGGTTCATCGGGATGGCAGCCATATTTTTCGTAGTGATAATAATCCCGGAGGTGATTAAGTGA